The nucleotide sequence ACAAACTCATTTTCTGATAGTTTTTGTAGGTTTTTAACGATAGTCGTTCTGTGAATTCCCGAGACATACTCTGAAAATGCTTTGATAGTTTTATTGGCGTTAGTGTTCTAACTTGTGCGAACTTAGATAACTCCTCCGAACAGTTAAATCCTAAACTATTTATAGAATTAGTGAGTATACTATTAAGTGCTGTTAGCATGGAGGTTTCACCGTTTTTTAACGAGTTATTTAAGTACTACCTATTTCTATTTTTGGTTTTAAAGTTAATATTGTTAAATCACACTAATCACACTATCAGTCCTTTAATTTTAATTGGATTTTCAACCAATTTATAACGCAAACGACTATATTGAGAATATGGAGGATACTATAAAAGACAAAATTCCTCCACCAACAACAGCTATAATAGCTTTTCCCAAAGATACATCTTTTATATTTGCCAATTTGCATCCGAAGTATAAAAAGATTCCTGCTATGATTAGTGCTACAAATATCATCCCCAAAACCAAGGTTGATAAAACAAGAACTCCTCCCATACCCATAAAATTTCCCCCTATTTTTTAAGATTTTGACAATATTTTTAAGAATACTGGAAGGATATAGAAAACCCCAACAAAACCTGCAATAAAACCAGTTATAAACCTCAATTCATTAAAACTTTCCCTCAATCCAATTAGTTGAGTAGTCCCATCAATTGCCATTGGGGTTAATGCAATTATTAAATACCATTTTGATGGCATCTTAAAATTCCCCAACCTTTTTATAAAAGGATAAATAAACATCCCAATCAAAACTCCTGTATAAATGCCAAAACATCTTGCACAAACAGCCATCTTATGCCCAAAGATGAAATAACTCCTTTGTGGAAGTTGATGACATATTGTTGAATAAATGGCATATATATAAAATGAAACCCATCTGAAGACTTCTGAACCCTCCCCCAAATATGCGGTATATGGTGCTAAAAAAATCCCAACATAAAAGATTATAAAAGAAATCAAAATTAAGACATAGAGTTTCTTTAACATAAGAGCCCCTATAGATTTATTCATCACCTATTCTTTATAACAACATACAGAATTCCACCAATTGCTCCAAGAATTGCCCCAAATATCACCCCACTAACCAGCCCTATAGCCAAAGAACTTCCCATTGCAAATGATTGATGCCCTACAAACATTGGCATAAATGATGTCATTATAAAGAAATTTAATATTGCCGCTATAATTCCACCTATAACCCCACTAACTGCTCCAACAAGACCACAATTTTCATAATCTAAACTACCTCCAGCATTTACGTAAAGATGAGATGCAACTGCTCCCCCAACGATATAACCTAAGCAACAAAATGTTCCTAAAACACCATTAACAATACCTCCAATAATCGAAGGATTTAACATCTTCTCTTTATCAAAAGTTACCATTAGCATCCCCCCAATTTTTATAATATTAATTTTTTCTAAAGTTATTTAAATAATTTTTCCATACGCATCAAATAAAGTTCCGTTAACAACTGTATAGATTGGAAGTCCTTTAACTTTCCAACCTTCAAACGGTGTGAATTTTGCCTTTGATTTAAATAATTCAGCGTTAATTTTTCCTTCTTTTTTTAAATCAACTATCGTTAAATTTGCAAAATTTCCCTCCTTAATCTCATTGTCAATATTAAATATCTTCCCTGGGTTTTCTGAGATCATTTTAACTGCATCAAATAGCGAGATGAGTTTTTTATTCACCAAATTAAATACCAAAGGCACAAATGTCTCTATTCCAGGAATCCCAGAAGGACAGTTTTTAGGATCTTTACTTTTTTCCTCAAACGTGTGTGGAGCATGGTCAGTGGCGATGATATCAACATCTTTATTTACAATTCCTTTAATTAAAGCAATATTGTCTTCTTTTGTTCTTAATGGTGGGTTAAATTTCCCCAAACCCTTCAATTCCTCAGCCATATTCATATTTAAATATAGATGGTGAGGAGTTACCTCTGCAGTAATTTTTATATTTTTTAATTCCTCTCTTGCTTTTTTTATTAAATATAGTCCTTCCTTTGTTGATATGTGGCAGAAGTGGATATGTGGTTTGTATTTTCCAATTTTATCGATAATTTTTAAGTTTTTTATAACTTCTCTAATTGCCTCAACTTCGCTTTTTTTATCTCTTATTTTACAGTGGTCAATCCAACTGTTTAGGGAATCTCTTTTTAGATTCTCATTTATTATGTCTTTATGTTCCGCATGGATGCAGAATAACTTATTTTGACTTAAAATATCCTTTAATTTTGAGTAATCACTTATAAACAAATCTCCAACTGATTTAACCATGAAGATTTTGTATGCTTTCGCTTCCTCAACGGTTTCTAAGTAATTGCTTTTAGTAACTCCAAAGTTAAATTCAATGTTTATTTTACTCTTTTCTTTACCTTCTTTGTATTTTTTGTGAAAGAGTTCTTTTGTTGTTATTGGGGGTTTGTTATTTGGCATATCTATTGCAAAGCAAACGCCTCCATTTATCCCTGCTAAACTTCCGCTTAAGAAATCTTCCTTCTCCTCTTCCCCATATCTAAAATGAACATGGGCATCTATAACTCCACCAATGACGATTTTATTTTTTAGATCAATGGTTTCTCCATTATATTGTATCGATTTTCCAATTTTCTCTATTATTCCATTTTCGTTTATTAAAATATCCTCTTCAATTATTTTGTTGTTTTTGATTATTCTGCAGTTCTTTAGTAGCATTTTACCACTCTTTTTTATTGAATAAACCATATATGGTATATTTATTTTTACTTAAAATTCAGAACAACCGTGTATAATATTTAAATTCAAAATAAATATAATGTTTGTTGTATTTAAAAAATGTTTTGAGATATTTAGAAGAGAGATGAATACGAGGAGATTTCTAAAATTACCTAATTTCAATACATTACAATGCTAAATTGGTGTTTATTATGTACATAACTCATCCATTGATAAAACCAAATACCATCGAAGCGAGGATTTATCAGCAGGTTATTGTGGCAAATGCATTAAAAAAGAATACATTATGTGTATTGGGAACCGGGTTGGGGAAAACGGCAATAGCGGCATTAACAATAGCAGGAATTTTATCAAAGAATGATGGAAAAGTCCTCATAATTGCACCATCGAGACCATTGGTTGAGCAACACTACAACAGCATGAGGAACTTCCTGAACATTGATGAAGATAAAGTAATTGTCTTAACTGGAAAAACCCAACCAAACAAAAGGGAGAAACTTTGGAAAGATGGGAAGATATTCATTGCAACACCACAGATTGTTGAGAATGATTTAATTGCGGGAAGGTTGAATGTGGAGGATTTTGTTTTACTCATTGCCGATGAGGCCCACCATACAACAGGAAACCACTCCTATGCCTTTGTTGCAAATAAATTCAAAGGAAAGGTTCATGTTTTGGGTTTGACTGCTTCCCCAGGATCAGACATGGATAGAATTTTAGAAGTTTGTGAAAATTTGGGAATTGAACATGTTGAAGTTAGAACTGAGGATGATGAGGATGTAAAGCCATATGTGGCAAAGGTTAGGATAATCCCAAAAAGAGTTTCTCTACCAAAGGAATTTGAGGAGAGTTTAAAGTTAATTAAAGATGCTCTAAAAGAAAGATTAAAGGTTTTAAAGGAATTTGGGGTTACAAATTCAATCAACTTAACGAAAATAGAACTCATTGAACTTCAAAAGGAAATTTTTGCATTGGATAGGGATGAGAAGTACGAACTTTTAAGGATTGCATCAGAGGCATTAAAACTCTTCCATGCATTGGAGGTTTTAGAAACCCAGGGAAGGGGAGTTTTTTTAAATTACATTGAGAGATTAAGGAACCAAAGAACAAAATCTGCAAAATCCATTGTTAATGATAAAAAAATCATTAAAGTAGTAAACAATTTAAGGCAACTAAATATAGAGCACCCAAAATTTGAAAAATTAATAGATATTATTGAAGAAATTTTAAAGGAAAATAATGATGAAAAAATCATAGTCTTTGCCCAATATAGGGATACTGTTGATAAAATTGTAAGGTTGTTAAATGAGAGGGGAATAAAAGCCATAAGATTCGTTGGGCAATCTAATAGAGAAGGAAAAGGAATGTCTCAAAAAGAACAAATTAAGGCATTGGAGGAATTTAAAAAGGATGGGAATGTTTTGGTTTCAACAAGTGTCTCTGAAGAAGGGATTGACATATCAACTGTGAATTATGTAATATTCTATGAGCCAGTTCCATCAGAGATTAGGTTTATTCAGAGAAGGGGAAGGGCTGCAAGGGGGGAAGGAGGAATGGTGATAATTTTAATAGCAAAAGGCACAGTGGATGAAATCTACTATAGATCTGCAATTGCAAAGGAAAAAAATATGAAGAGAATTTTAAAAAACATGCAAAATATATTAAATAAAAAGTTGAAAGAGAGGAAAAAAACATTAGAAGAAGGAATAGAAGAAGAACAATTAAAAGAAAAAATAAAAGAAAATATCCAAACAAAAAAAGAAAATGAAAAGGATAAAAGCATATATCCAGATATATTGGAACTCCTTAAAACAAAAGCAAAAGAAAAAACAGAAATAAAAATTATTGTAGATGTTAGGGAGAGACACGTTGGAAGGTTATTGGCAGATAAGGCAAAGGTAGAGTTTAAGGTATTGGAGGTTGGGGATTATGTAATAAGCGACAGGGTTGCAGTGGAGAGGAAGACTGCAGAGGATTTTGTAAATTCAATAATAGACAAGAGATTGTTCATGCAATTGAAAGATTTGAGAAAATACCAAAAACCAATCCTAATTGTGGAGGGTAGAGAATTCTCAAGACTGCATGAAAATGCCATAAAAGGGGCAATATTATCAATCATTTTAGACTTTGGAATTCCAATTATATTCACGGAGAATATGGAAGAAACCGTTGATGTATTAATAAAGTTGGCTGAAAAGGAGCAGATAAAAGAGAAAAGGGGAGTCTATGTAAGGTATGGAAAAACAAGCATGTCTTTAAAAGAACAGCAAAAGTTTATAGTGGAGAGTTTACCCGATATTGGGCCGCAGTTGGCAGAGAATCTATTGAAACACTTCAAGACAGTTGAGAAGGTATTTACAGCAAAGGAAGAAGAACTGAAAGACGTTGAGGGAATTGGTGAAAAAACAGCAAAGAAAATCAGGGAACTCCTAACTAAGGAGTATGAGGAATAATTTAAACTCAGCATTCAAATCAATCTTTTTACCTTATTCCTCACAATTTCTGGGTGTTAAATTACATTATTAGATTATTGAGGCATGGAATAAACAATTAAATAATAAATTAGCATTTATTTTTCTTTTTTGTCTTTTTCTTTTCTTTTTTCTTTAATTTTTGCTCCATTATCCATTCATAGATGATGCCTCTATAATCTACATCTTTAAATCCTTCAAGTGCTTTACTCCAATTTTCTTTTTCTCTATAAAGACAAATGGCTTTTTGAATCTTTTTTTCTCTATATGTATATGGTACATAAACCTTTTCCATTGTTAATGGATTTATTCCAGTGTAATACATCGTCGTTGATAATGTCATTGGTGTTGGGGTGAAGACTTGGACTTGCTTTGAGTAGCATTTATGTTCATGTATAAACTCTGCAAGTTTAATCATATCTTTTATCCTGCAGTTTGGATGGGCAATTAGCCAATATGGAAGGATTTCTTTTGTCCCTCTAACATCTTCTGCAATTTTTCTGTATATTTCTAAAAACTTCTTAAACAACTTTCCATCTGGTTTTTGTATTACTTTGCAAGTGTCTTTTGATATATGCTCAGGAGCAACCTTCAATCTTCCAGAAACATGGTATTTGCAAATATCTTTTAAATACTCTATTCCGTATTTTTCATCATAAACTACCAAATCATACCTAATCCCAGAACGCACATAAACCTTGGCATCGACCAAATTCCTTATTTTTCTGAGTAAATCAATCACTGGTTTGTGAGATAAATTCAAATTTTCGCATGGCTCTGGATACAGGCAGTTTTTTGGGCATTTATGGGCGATTCCCTTTTTGCACCCCATTTTATACATATTTGCTGTTGGAGCACCGACATCTTGAATAACACCTTTAAAGTCCTCATGGTTTAGGAGTTTTTTTATCTCATTTAGTATTGATTTTTCACTCCTACTTTGAATTACCTTCCCTTGATGATTCAGTATTGAGCAGAATGAACATCCTCCAAAGCATCCCCTATGTGTCACAACGGAAAATTGAACAGGCACTATTCCCGGAATATGGCATTTGTATGATGGATGTACCTTCCTCTCAAATGGAAGTTCGTAGATTTCATCAATTTCCTTTTCGGTTAAATAAGTTGGTGGAAATTGAGCAATATACTGATTTCCAAACTTTTGAATGGTAACTTTGTCCATTGTCATTAGTTTTCTATGCATCTCAGCGTATTTTATTTTGTTGTTTTTAACATCTTCATAACTTGGTAATTCAACAACATCGTATTTTTTCCTTAATTCATCAACTTTATTTTTGTTGCATCTAAAAACCGTTCCATTTATTTCTAAATCTTTAATGTTTTCCCCACTTTCCAATGCCTTTGTTATTTCCAATATGCTCTTCTCTCCCATTCCGTACATTAGAATATCTGCTTTTGCATCTAACAAAATGCTTCTTCTGACATCATTATCCCAATAATCATAGTGGGCGAATCTCCTCAAAGATGCCTCAATTCCTCCTAAAGCTATAGGAACTCCTTTGAAAGCCCTTTTTATTAAGTTAGTATAAACGATAGTTGCCCTATCCGGCCTCTTCCTTATACCCTCAGGCGAGCATGCATCAAAGTCCCTAACCCTTTTTTGGGGGGTATAGTGGGTAAGCATGCTGTCCAAATTTCCAGAAGTAACAGCAAAGAAGTAGTTTGGCTTCCCAAGTTTTTTTATATCATCCAAATTTTTCCAATCTGGCTGGGAAATAATCCCTACCCTATAACCATGCTTTTCCAAATATCTTCCAACAACAGACGCTCCAAATAATGGATGATCTATATAAACATCACCGGTAACAATAATGACATCGAGTTCTTCCCATCCTCTCTTATCCATCTCTTCCCTACTCATTGGTAAAAACATAAGGAATCCTCTTGTATTTTATAAAAATCTCAATGATGAGTAATTGTAAAACATTAACTAATAATGTTTTTTGAAATATATAATGTTATCTTTTTCAATATCAAATAAAACTTCTTCACCTTCTTTAAAGACACTTTTTGCTCCGTGAATTTCACCTACAAGTTTAATGCCCCCAAAGTTTATCGTATATCTAACTAAATTGCCAAGGTACTCAACATCTTCTATTTTGCCAAAGAACTTCCCATCTCCAATGTTTACATATTCAGGTCTAACAAAATAAGAGTAATTTTTATCGTAATCCACCCCGATCTCATCAAGAATGGATTTTGGAAGTTTGCTTATACTCCCAATAAAATTTGCTACAAATAACGTACTTGGAAATCTGTATATGTTTTGAGGGTTATCAACCTGCTCAATAATGCCATTGTTCATAACTGCTATTCTATCCGAGATAGCCATCGCTTCTTCTTGGTCGTGAGTCACATAAATTGTTGTTATACCAAGTGCTTTTTGTAATTTTTTTAACTCCTTTCTCATCTTTACCCTTAACTTTGCATCTAAGTTGCTTAACGGCTCATCTAAAAGTAATATTTTTGGTTCTATAACTAATGCTCTTGCTACTGCTACTCTTTGCTGCATTCCTCCGCTAAGTTCGTCAATCATATAATTTTCAAATCCTTCCAAATTAACTAAACTTAAGGCATTTTTGACCTTCCCCCCAATCTCCCTCTGCCTTAATCCCCTAACTTTCAATCCATAGGCAACATTTTCAAAAACTGTTAGATGTGGAAATAAGGCATAGTTTTGAAAGACCATTCCAATGTTCCTTTTGTGTGCTGGCAAGTTAGTTATATCTTTCTCATCCAATATAACTTTACCGCCATTTGGTGTTTCAAAGCCAGCAATGATTCTTAAACATGTTGTCTTTCCACAACCACTTGGACCTAAAAGAGAAACTAACTCATTTTTACATTCTAAGTTGATGTTTTTTAATACATCTTTATTGCCATAGGACTTTGAGATATCAATAAGTTTTAAAACCATGCCTTCTCACCTTTCAACTTCCAAATTAAGAATGTTCCAATGGCGGAGAGGATAATCATTATTATTGCATAGCAAGCAGCAACTCCAAACTCGTTGTTTATAGTACTTTCAAAAACCATTGCTGACAAAACCTTTGTATTTGCAGTTATTAAGAAGATTATTGAACCAAGTGTTTTTACAGTTGCAATAAAGGTATAAATCATGCTAAAAATTATTGCTGGCTTCAATAATGGCAGAGTTACTTTAAAGAAGGTCTTTAATTTATTTGCCCCCAAGTTTAAAGATGCTTCCTCAATAGATTTGTCAATTTGGGAAAGGGTGGCACATCCAGTTTTGAAGGAAAATGGCAATTTTCTAACAACGCAGTTTAAAACAATAATTAAGGCGGTTCCAGTTAATAGTAAAGGTGGATTATTAAACGCCAACAAATAACCTATACCTATAAACGTTCCAGGAATAGCAAACGGCAAAACTGTCAAGAAATCCAAAATTTTCCTACCAAAAAATCTATCCCTTACAATCAAGTAGGCAAATATCATGCCAATTAATCCAACCAAGATACTAGATGATATGGAAAATATTATGGTGTTTTTTACTGCTAAACTTCCTCTTTCCAATGCCTCTATAAAGTAATCTAAGGTAAATGCATAGTTATATCCAAAACCTTTTGTAAATCCTGCTAAAAATACTGAAAAGAACAGTAAATAAACCACAACTGAAAATATGACTGCAGGTGTCGATAAGACAATCTTATGCCATTTTTTTAAAGAATAGGGCTTTATCTTCAAAAATCTCTGGCTATGTCCTTTGTAAAATTTGTTGTATAAGATAAATAGAATCATTGAAGGAATTAGTAATATCATGCTTAGCGTTGAAGCCATACCGGTGTTGTAGTTGCCAATAATCTCAAAATAAGCAGCAGTGGCGAGAGTATTGAAGTTTCCTCCAACGATGATTGGTGTTCCAAAGTCAGCCATTGATTGCATGAATATCAAAAGTCCAGCACTTAGTATCCCTGGCAAAAGTAAAGGCAAGGTGACATCTTTGAATACTTTAAATTCATTTGAACCTAAATTTCTTGCCGCATCTTCTAAGTTGCTATCAATACTTAGCAAAACAGCAGAGATGATTAAAAATGCCAATGTGGTGTAGTCAATTGATTGCATGATAACAACACTCTTCCAAGAGTAGATGTTTAGTTCTAATCCCAATAATCCATTAGTAATTACTCCATGCCTTCCAAATAAAAATACATAAGCCAAAGATGCCACAAACCCCGGAGTAATTATTGGCAAAAAAACCGCAATTTTAAAAAATAATTTTCCCTTAGTATCTGTTTTAAAAACAAGAATTGAAAATAACAACCCCATAAGCAAGGATATTACTGTTGACAAACATGCAACCATTAGACTATTTTTCAAAATACTGAAGTAGTAGGGGTTACTTATAAATTCACGATAATACTTTAATGTAAAAACCCCATTTTCATAAAAAGATTGAACAAAAACCATCAATACTGGATATATGACAAATATTGCCAAAAAAATAAATGGGAATATGCGGGGTAAAAATCGGGCAGTTTTCCCATAAATCTTCAAAATCCCACCTAAAAATTAATATTTGGGATGTTTAGTTTATTTTGTTGTTATATTTTGGTATCTTTCTTTCCATTTGTTTAATATCTCATCTCTCTTTTTACCCCAGTATAGAAAGTCCATATCAATAAAATCTAAATCTTTTGGATTTGGTACTCCTTCAATAGGTTCTATATCACTTCTTACTGGAACCCTCGGGCTTGCTTTCATTAGAACTTCCTGCCCTCTTTTTGATAAAACCCAATTAACAAATTTTTTTGCATTCTCTGGATGTTTGCAGTTCTTTACGATTGCTACTGGTGAAGGCCACCAAATTACCTTGTCCAAGTATATTGCCTTAATAGGAAGATCTTTATTTTTCATTGGGGTTATATGTGGATCTGGACAAATACCAAAGGCATATTCTCCAGAAATAACCTTTTTACCTGGACCTGAACCTCTTTTTGTTAAGAATGGGATATTTTCATATAATTTGTCCAAATACTCCCAACCTTTTTCTTCACCTTTCATCTGCAAGATTCCGCAGATTGTGAAGTATGCAGTTCCGGAGATTGTTGGATTTGATGCAATTATCTCTCCGTTATACTCTGGTTTTATTAAGTCATCCCATGTTTTTGGCTCTGGGAGGCCTTTTTTCTTGATGAGTTCTTCATTTTCCAAGATACCAATTGTAACTAAGGAAACCCCTGTCCAGTAGTGATCTTTATCAACAAATCTCTTATCAATATATTTTACATTTGGGGATTGGTATGGCATCAATAGGCCATCTTCTTTAGCCTTTACAAAGGCATCAATACCCCCACCAAACCAGACATCACATGATGGGTTATTTCTTTCTGCTTTTAAACGAGATAAAACTTCTCCAGACGACATTGAGACATATTCCATCTTTATGCCAGTATCTTTTTCAAACTCCTTTGCTATTAAATCCAATCCTCCATAGGCAGCATAAACTGTCAGTACTTTTTCTTCTTTTACCTCTGATTTTTGTTCATCCATGCACCCACAAACCAATATCCCTGAAATCAGTGTGAGTATAGATAGGATTACCAAATATTTTCTCATAAACCCACCTTTTATTCTAATAAATACGGGTTTTAAATAATAGTAAATAATATTTATGCATTACTATTTAGAATTTCTAATAACTAAAATCTATGTATTTAAATATATGGATTCAGTAAAATAAAATTTATATTGGTAGAGCCCATAGTTGTTTGCGTTATAAAATGAATGCAATAATAATGAAATATAAGGGTGATTTATTCCTTATTTAGAATTTTAACTTTAATTTATCGTTAATTTTATTATGTTTTGAGTATGAACATAAGTTTAGAAACGACTAATAAGTATAAAGAATTGAAGGTGCATTATCTATGTTTTCAATCCCACACCCTGGAAATTTTGAAAGTTTAAGAGTTTTAATTGGAGAGATAAAAAAACATAAAAATAAAAAAGAAAAGTTTGAGGTTTATATGGGGTATGCTGATTTTATAGGCACTGGAAGAGCAACACTCTACAAACCACTGATTGAAGATATTAAAGAGCAAATAACTTATGCCCATAAAAATAAGGTAAAATTTGAGATTGCAATAAATGCCTCATGCTTGGGGGGAATGCATCTAACTCCAAAAGGAATAAATCTCATAAGATGGACATTTGATAAGTTCTCTGAGATTGGGGTTGATTCTGTAACATTAGCAGATCCTTATTTAATCGATTTGGCACATGACTGTGGATTAAAGGTTACTGTTTCATGCATAGCAATGGTTGATAGTCCTCAAAAAGCCCAATTTTATGATGAAAAAGAGGTTTATGCAATATGCTTAGACAGTTCAATAAATAGACACTTCGATATTTTAGAAAATATAAGGGAAACTGTATCTTGCAAATTAAAAATACTTGTAAATGAAGCATGTTTATACAAATGTCCAATGAGAATTCAGCATTTTAACTTATTTTCACATGCAAACTCATCCAACATCCCAGTTTTGGATGACTATTATTACAACAGATGTATCGCAATGAGGGTTAGAAACAAAGAATTAATAATAAAAAGTCCATTCATTAGACCAGAGGATTTAAAATATTACAAAAAATTAGTTGATATCTTCAAAATTTCTGGGAGAAGTCATCCGATAGGTTGGATAAAGAGGGTTTTAAATGCCTATTTAAATGAAAGTTGGGATGGGAACTTAATGGAAATCCTTGATTGTCCGAGAGAGTTGGAGAGCCACTATTATATTAATAACAAGGAGTTGGATGGTGTTATTGAACAATGGAAGAAATGCGATAAATTCTGTAATAGATGCAATTTTTGTAAGGAACTATCTGAAAAGGTTATTAGGGTGAGGCAATGAAAGAAACAATAAAAAAAGATAGGGCAGAATTTGAGAAATTTCTATCAGATTTGATAAAAAAACCAATTTTTGTTCCTGAGATGGATGTTTTTGCATCAAAATGTGGCTGCTTTGGAATAATGATAATGGTTAGGGGAGTTTTGGTTGATGAGGTTGAGATATTAAAAAAGAAGATTATCGAAAAATTAAAAGAAATATCAAAAAACTATAATATAAATCCTAATTGGATATTCGTTAGAGTTATTCCGTCAAGTGATGATGTGGT is from Methanotorris formicicus Mc-S-70 and encodes:
- a CDS encoding DUF5402 family protein, with amino-acid sequence MKETIKKDRAEFEKFLSDLIKKPIFVPEMDVFASKCGCFGIMIMVRGVLVDEVEILKKKIIEKLKEISKNYNINPNWIFVRVIPSSDDVVSFGVRELCNMCKEEYISKTPRPDLITLYSKN
- a CDS encoding peptidase U32 family protein, whose product is MFSIPHPGNFESLRVLIGEIKKHKNKKEKFEVYMGYADFIGTGRATLYKPLIEDIKEQITYAHKNKVKFEIAINASCLGGMHLTPKGINLIRWTFDKFSEIGVDSVTLADPYLIDLAHDCGLKVTVSCIAMVDSPQKAQFYDEKEVYAICLDSSINRHFDILENIRETVSCKLKILVNEACLYKCPMRIQHFNLFSHANSSNIPVLDDYYYNRCIAMRVRNKELIIKSPFIRPEDLKYYKKLVDIFKISGRSHPIGWIKRVLNAYLNESWDGNLMEILDCPRELESHYYINNKELDGVIEQWKKCDKFCNRCNFCKELSEKVIRVRQ